One genomic segment of Drosophila melanogaster chromosome 3R includes these proteins:
- the mino gene encoding minotaur, isoform B, whose product MLELTPHSGQKPFKKLFDWGVLFPYVAQVVRSEKFEYRQVTEIVHNDAVLKHAIKQAAEQTLREQRYAKNGHRLLTRSASGDQEAQEEEDEKRGISYQAILRKQEQRAISILKDMGSTLNNGLLAFTSWILYKLLPCFLSGVVTNTKQIEMLKTATERSPGTPLIFVPLHRSHLDYIMVTWILTNNDIRSPLVAAGNNLQIPVFGGLLRGLGAFFIKRKIDPVEGKKDVLYRAALHLYLTHALKQGHNVEFFIEGGRTRTGKPCMPKGGILSVIVNAFMDGSIPDALLVPVSVNYERLVDGNFVREQKGEKKIPESFGKAISGIWKALKSNYGLMRIDFNEPYSIRELVNSYNKIAREDGNIAKVYKPSARVLQHNQSTSSLYGTDVVCEEHRNLIESISRQVVFDCAAATSVMSTNALAFLLLTRFRNGAEEQILSEALDDLRNSLSGCKDIGFSGESSQIVAYACDLLGSGLVTRSRDENGRLVIKAVNSVESFIELAYYSNMLTPHFALSSILLTTFHSLLPETENKKEAAVSRKKLIDTALENCQIYRYEFILNKPTQVLENLLYQQLDDLLISGCVLTEKLHDDLPNGAEGRRLANVLAECLDEDGYEDVRDGEADEPKLLFASETPSQQRYICEVLAPFAWTYVTVAQSLQILHKNSMLESEFISFVINDLSSKVKRGSCIYAESISTDSVRNCLKLLEKWSVIEVCNQQGMRLISLNTLYEMSRESLNSIVKKIDAIVPKFNSGYFSVTP is encoded by the exons ATGTTGGAGCTGACCCCGCATTCGGGTCAGAAGCCTTTTAAGAAGCTATTCGACTGGGGCGTGCTCTTCCCATATGTTGCCCAGGTGGTGCGCAGCGAGAAGTTCGAGTACCGACAG GTCACCGAGATCGTGCACAACGATGCTGTACTGAAGCATGCAATTAAACAGGCCGCCGAGCAGACGCTAAGGGAGCAGAGATatgctaaaaatggtcatcgTCTGCTCACGCGCAGTGCTAGTGGAGATCAGGAGgcgcaggaggaggaggacgagaaGAGGGGTATATCCTATCAGGCCATTCTGCGTAAGCAGGAGCAGCGCGCCATTAGCATACTGAAGGACATGGGCTCCACTCTGAACAATGGCCTTTTGGCCTTCACTTCCTGGATCCTGTACAAGTTGCTGCCCTGCTTCCTCTCCGGAGTCGTTACGAACACGAAGCAGATCGAGATGCTCAAAACAGCCACAGAGCGTTCGCCGGGCACTCCGCTGATATTTGTTCCGCTGCATCGCAGCCACTTGGACTACATCATGGTCACATGGATACTCACGAACAACGATATACGCAGTCCTCTGGTAGCCGCTGGCAACAACCTGCAAATTCCGGTCTTTGGTGGGCTCCTACGTGGTTTGGGTGCTTTCTTCATCAAACGCAAGATTGATCCTGTGGAGGGCAAGAAGGACGTGCTTTATCGCGCTGCTCTACACCTGTATCTGACCCACGCCTTGAAGCAGGGCCACAACGTCGAGTTCTTCATCGAGGGCGGACGAACGCGCACTGGCAAGCCGTGCATGCCCAAGGGCGGCATTCTTTCTGTGATTGTGAACGCCTTCATGGACGGCAGCATACCGGACGCACTGCTGGTACCCGTTTCCGTAAACTACGAGCGTCTCGTCGACGGAAACTTTGTGCGCGAACAAAAGGGCGAGAAGAAGATACCCGAATCATTCGGCAAGGCCATTTCGGGCATTTGGAAGGCCCTGAAATCAAACTACGGCCTCATGCGCATCGACTTTAACGAGCCCTACTCCATACGTGAGCTGGTCAATTCGTACAACAAGATAGCCCGAGAAGATGGAAACATTGCCAAGGTCTACAAGCCATCTGCCAG GGTCCTACAGCACAATCAGTCCACCTCCTCCTTGTACGGCACCGATGTTGTGTGCGAGGAGCACCGCAATCTCATCGAAAGCATCTCGCGCCAGGTGGTCTTTGACTGCGCAGCAGCCACCTCTGTGATGTCCACCAATGCGTTAGCCTTTTTGCTGCTCACCCGCTTTAGGAACGGTGCCGAGGAGCAGATTCTGTCGGAGGCTCTGGACGACTTGCGAAACTCGTTGTCGGGCTGCAAGGACATTGGTTTTTCCGGGGAATCCTCGCAAATTGTGGCATATGCCTGTGACCTACTCGGCTCAG gTCTTGTGACTCGCTCTCGGGATGAGAACGGGCGTTTGGTGATTAAGGCTGTGAATTCAGTGGAAAGCTTTATTGAGCTGGCTTACTATTCGAACATGCTGACGCCGCACTTTGCCCTCAGCTCGATATTGTTGACCACCTTCCACTCACTGCTTCCGGAAACGGAGAATAAGAAAGAAGCCGCCGTGTCGCGCAAAAAGCTGATAGACACCGCGCTGGAAAACTGCCAGATCTATCGCTACGAATTTATTCTGAACAAACCGACGCAGGTGCTGGAAAATTTGCTGTACCAGCAGTTGGACGACCTCTTGATTAGTGGTTGCGTTTTGACCGAAAAG CTCCATGACGATTTGCCGAATGGCGCTGAGGGCAGGCGCTTGGCCAACGTCCTGGCAGAGTGCCTGGACGAGGACGGCTACGAAGACGTGCGCGATGGCGAGGCGGATGAGCCCAAACTGCTGTTCGCCAGCGAAACCCCGTCGCAGCAGCGCTACATTTGCGAGGTGCTGGCGCCCTTCGCCTGGACGTATGTGACGGTGGCGCAGTCCCTGCAAATACTGCACAAGAACTCCATGCTGGAGTCTGAATTTATAAGCTTTGTGATTAACGATCTGAGCAGCAAGGTCAAGCGCGGCAGCTGCATCTATG CCGAAAGCATATCCACCGACTCCGTGCGCAACTGCCTGAAGCTGTTGGAGAAATGGTCTGTGATCGAGGTTTGCAACCAGCAGGGCATGCGCCTGATCTCACTCAACACGCTCTACGAGATGTCTCGTGAGTCGCTCAACTCGATCGTGAAGAAGATCGACGCAATTGTACCAAAATTCAACTCGGGCTACTTCAGTGTAACGCCTTAA
- the mino gene encoding minotaur, isoform C: MPMEEFHARGWFEEPKTQNSVAHGIGTQNMLELTPHSGQKPFKKLFDWGVLFPYVAQVVRSEKFEYRQVTEIVHNDAVLKHAIKQAAEQTLREQRYAKNGHRLLTRSASGDQEAQEEEDEKRGISYQAILRKQEQRAISILKDMGSTLNNGLLAFTSWILYKLLPCFLSGVVTNTKQIEMLKTATERSPGTPLIFVPLHRSHLDYIMVTWILTNNDIRSPLVAAGNNLQIPVFGGLLRGLGAFFIKRKIDPVEGKKDVLYRAALHLYLTHALKQGHNVEFFIEGGRTRTGKPCMPKGGILSVIVNAFMDGSIPDALLVPVSVNYERLVDGNFVREQKGEKKIPESFGKAISGIWKALKSNYGLMRIDFNEPYSIRELVNSYNKIAREDGNIAKVYKPSARVLQHNQSTSSLYGTDVVCEEHRNLIESISRQVVFDCAAATSVMSTNALAFLLLTRFRNGAEEQILSEALDDLRNSLSGCKDIGFSGESSQIVAYACDLLGSGLVTRSRDENGRLVIKAVNSVESFIELAYYSNMLTPHFALSSILLTTFHSLLPETENKKEAAVSRKKLIDTALENCQIYRYEFILNKPTQVLENLLYQQLDDLLISGCVLTEKLHDDLPNGAEGRRLANVLAECLDEDGYEDVRDGEADEPKLLFASETPSQQRYICEVLAPFAWTYVTVAQSLQILHKNSMLESEFISFVINDLSSKVKRGSCIYAESISTDSVRNCLKLLEKWSVIEVCNQQGMRLISLNTLYEMSRESLNSIVKKIDAIVPKFNSGYFSVTP; encoded by the exons ATGCCCATGGAGGAGTTTCACGCTCGCGGCTGGTTCGAG GAGCCCAAGACGCAGAATTCGGTGGCTCATGGCATTGGGACGCAGAATATGTTGGAGCTGACCCCGCATTCGGGTCAGAAGCCTTTTAAGAAGCTATTCGACTGGGGCGTGCTCTTCCCATATGTTGCCCAGGTGGTGCGCAGCGAGAAGTTCGAGTACCGACAG GTCACCGAGATCGTGCACAACGATGCTGTACTGAAGCATGCAATTAAACAGGCCGCCGAGCAGACGCTAAGGGAGCAGAGATatgctaaaaatggtcatcgTCTGCTCACGCGCAGTGCTAGTGGAGATCAGGAGgcgcaggaggaggaggacgagaaGAGGGGTATATCCTATCAGGCCATTCTGCGTAAGCAGGAGCAGCGCGCCATTAGCATACTGAAGGACATGGGCTCCACTCTGAACAATGGCCTTTTGGCCTTCACTTCCTGGATCCTGTACAAGTTGCTGCCCTGCTTCCTCTCCGGAGTCGTTACGAACACGAAGCAGATCGAGATGCTCAAAACAGCCACAGAGCGTTCGCCGGGCACTCCGCTGATATTTGTTCCGCTGCATCGCAGCCACTTGGACTACATCATGGTCACATGGATACTCACGAACAACGATATACGCAGTCCTCTGGTAGCCGCTGGCAACAACCTGCAAATTCCGGTCTTTGGTGGGCTCCTACGTGGTTTGGGTGCTTTCTTCATCAAACGCAAGATTGATCCTGTGGAGGGCAAGAAGGACGTGCTTTATCGCGCTGCTCTACACCTGTATCTGACCCACGCCTTGAAGCAGGGCCACAACGTCGAGTTCTTCATCGAGGGCGGACGAACGCGCACTGGCAAGCCGTGCATGCCCAAGGGCGGCATTCTTTCTGTGATTGTGAACGCCTTCATGGACGGCAGCATACCGGACGCACTGCTGGTACCCGTTTCCGTAAACTACGAGCGTCTCGTCGACGGAAACTTTGTGCGCGAACAAAAGGGCGAGAAGAAGATACCCGAATCATTCGGCAAGGCCATTTCGGGCATTTGGAAGGCCCTGAAATCAAACTACGGCCTCATGCGCATCGACTTTAACGAGCCCTACTCCATACGTGAGCTGGTCAATTCGTACAACAAGATAGCCCGAGAAGATGGAAACATTGCCAAGGTCTACAAGCCATCTGCCAG GGTCCTACAGCACAATCAGTCCACCTCCTCCTTGTACGGCACCGATGTTGTGTGCGAGGAGCACCGCAATCTCATCGAAAGCATCTCGCGCCAGGTGGTCTTTGACTGCGCAGCAGCCACCTCTGTGATGTCCACCAATGCGTTAGCCTTTTTGCTGCTCACCCGCTTTAGGAACGGTGCCGAGGAGCAGATTCTGTCGGAGGCTCTGGACGACTTGCGAAACTCGTTGTCGGGCTGCAAGGACATTGGTTTTTCCGGGGAATCCTCGCAAATTGTGGCATATGCCTGTGACCTACTCGGCTCAG gTCTTGTGACTCGCTCTCGGGATGAGAACGGGCGTTTGGTGATTAAGGCTGTGAATTCAGTGGAAAGCTTTATTGAGCTGGCTTACTATTCGAACATGCTGACGCCGCACTTTGCCCTCAGCTCGATATTGTTGACCACCTTCCACTCACTGCTTCCGGAAACGGAGAATAAGAAAGAAGCCGCCGTGTCGCGCAAAAAGCTGATAGACACCGCGCTGGAAAACTGCCAGATCTATCGCTACGAATTTATTCTGAACAAACCGACGCAGGTGCTGGAAAATTTGCTGTACCAGCAGTTGGACGACCTCTTGATTAGTGGTTGCGTTTTGACCGAAAAG CTCCATGACGATTTGCCGAATGGCGCTGAGGGCAGGCGCTTGGCCAACGTCCTGGCAGAGTGCCTGGACGAGGACGGCTACGAAGACGTGCGCGATGGCGAGGCGGATGAGCCCAAACTGCTGTTCGCCAGCGAAACCCCGTCGCAGCAGCGCTACATTTGCGAGGTGCTGGCGCCCTTCGCCTGGACGTATGTGACGGTGGCGCAGTCCCTGCAAATACTGCACAAGAACTCCATGCTGGAGTCTGAATTTATAAGCTTTGTGATTAACGATCTGAGCAGCAAGGTCAAGCGCGGCAGCTGCATCTATG CCGAAAGCATATCCACCGACTCCGTGCGCAACTGCCTGAAGCTGTTGGAGAAATGGTCTGTGATCGAGGTTTGCAACCAGCAGGGCATGCGCCTGATCTCACTCAACACGCTCTACGAGATGTCTCGTGAGTCGCTCAACTCGATCGTGAAGAAGATCGACGCAATTGTACCAAAATTCAACTCGGGCTACTTCAGTGTAACGCCTTAA